The following coding sequences are from one Formosa haliotis window:
- the glmM gene encoding phosphoglucosamine mutase translates to MTLIKSISGIRGTIGGAVGDNLTPLDAVKFAAAYGTWVKEQRNKNSHKVIVGRDARISGEMIQSLVMNTLVGMGIDVVDLGLSTTPTVEIAVPLEHADGGIILTASHNPKEWNALKLLNAKGEFLNAAEGAKILEFAQADSVQFADVDSLGTITINDAYIDIHIDEVLDLPLVNVDAIKEAKFKVVVDGVNSTGGLAIPLLLERLGVEAVKLYCEPNGHFPHNPEPLKEHLTDLSEAVVKEHADFGIVVDPDVDRLAFMDENGEMFGEEYTLVACADYVLSKTPGNTVSNMSSTRALRDITEKHGGTYEASAVGEVNVVTLMKQNNVVIGGEGNGGIIYPASHYGRDAFVGVALFLSLLAEKKMSVSALKASYPQYYMSKNKIALTPQLDVDGILKTMADKYASEKITTIDGVKIDFPTNWVHLRKSNTEPIIRIYTEAGSQAEADALANRFISEISEVAGL, encoded by the coding sequence ATGACATTAATTAAATCAATTTCAGGAATACGCGGTACTATTGGTGGTGCTGTTGGAGATAATTTAACACCGCTTGATGCAGTAAAATTTGCAGCTGCTTACGGGACATGGGTTAAAGAACAACGTAACAAGAATAGCCATAAAGTAATTGTTGGTCGTGATGCTCGAATTTCGGGTGAAATGATTCAGAGTTTAGTTATGAATACACTCGTTGGTATGGGCATAGATGTAGTCGATTTAGGCTTGTCTACAACACCAACTGTAGAGATTGCTGTGCCGTTAGAGCATGCCGATGGTGGTATTATTTTAACAGCAAGTCATAATCCGAAAGAATGGAATGCTTTAAAATTATTAAATGCTAAAGGTGAATTTTTAAATGCTGCCGAAGGTGCTAAAATATTAGAATTTGCACAGGCAGATAGCGTACAGTTTGCCGATGTAGATAGTTTAGGAACAATTACGATTAACGATGCTTATATCGATATTCATATCGATGAAGTTTTAGATTTGCCTTTGGTGAATGTTGATGCAATTAAAGAAGCTAAATTTAAAGTGGTTGTAGATGGTGTAAATTCAACAGGAGGATTAGCTATTCCGTTACTTTTAGAACGTTTAGGTGTAGAAGCTGTAAAATTATATTGCGAACCAAATGGGCATTTTCCTCATAACCCGGAACCATTAAAAGAACATTTAACCGATTTGTCTGAAGCTGTGGTTAAAGAACATGCAGATTTTGGAATCGTAGTAGATCCAGATGTAGATCGTTTAGCCTTTATGGACGAGAACGGAGAAATGTTTGGAGAGGAGTATACTCTTGTAGCTTGTGCAGACTATGTGCTGAGTAAAACTCCTGGGAACACGGTAAGTAACATGAGTTCTACTCGTGCCTTACGTGATATTACAGAAAAACATGGCGGAACTTACGAAGCTAGTGCAGTAGGAGAAGTGAATGTTGTGACTTTAATGAAGCAAAATAATGTGGTTATTGGAGGAGAAGGAAATGGCGGAATTATTTATCCAGCATCGCACTACGGGCGCGATGCCTTTGTTGGAGTTGCCTTATTTTTAAGTTTATTGGCCGAAAAGAAAATGTCTGTAAGTGCTTTAAAAGCCTCTTACCCTCAATATTATATGAGTAAGAATAAAATTGCCTTAACACCACAGTTGGATGTTGATGGTATTTTAAAAACTATGGCAGATAAATACGCTTCAGAAAAAATTACCACGATAGATGGTGTAAAAATAGATTTCCCTACCAATTGGGTACATTTACGTAAAAGTAATACAGAACCTATTATCCGTATTTATACAGAAGCGGGAAGCCAAGCAGAAGCAGATGCTTTAGCAAATCGTTTTATTTCAGAAATCTCTGAAGTTGCAGGATTGTAA
- the ggt gene encoding gamma-glutamyltransferase, whose amino-acid sequence MKSITYILILFLTFTACKQTSPHTTKVVTGVMAQNAMVVSARKEASLIGTSILKQGGNVFDAMMATELALAVAYPFAGNLGGGGFMVYRLNTGDIGALDYREKAPMAATKDMYLDENGNFTSDKSTLGALAIGVPGTVAGVFTAHQKFGTLPIATILEPVIALAKKGVVVTEKQARRLHEKRPLFQQVNTDTIIFDADWKANDTIRYPALAHTLETLSKEGKDGFYKGEIAKTLAQFIQDNGGIITELDLEKYEAVWRTPVVFNYDDLKIISMSPPSSGGICLGQIMKMIEPYDLTAFGHNSTKSIQIITEAERRAYADRSYYLGDPDFVDIPSEELLSDSYLKNRMANVSFEKATPSSSLSHGNVELVESNETTHYSIVDQFGNAIAVTTTLNGAYGSKLYCSELGFFLNNEMDDFSSKPGEPNMFGLIGAEANSIAPQKRMLSSMTPTIVEKNGEFYMSVGTPGGSTIITCVLQTILNVHDYKMGMQEAVNAPRFHHQWLPDEILMEPYKFDRKTISELEQKGYLINEKDAPVIGRVDGILKLKNGTYEAGADFRGDDTAIGF is encoded by the coding sequence ATGAAATCCATTACCTATATTTTAATTCTATTTTTAACCTTCACCGCTTGTAAACAAACATCTCCGCATACTACCAAAGTTGTTACAGGTGTCATGGCCCAAAATGCCATGGTTGTTTCGGCCCGAAAAGAAGCATCTCTAATAGGAACCTCTATATTAAAACAAGGCGGAAATGTATTCGATGCCATGATGGCTACCGAGCTAGCCTTAGCTGTTGCATATCCTTTTGCTGGGAATTTAGGTGGTGGCGGCTTTATGGTCTATCGTCTTAACACTGGCGACATTGGCGCTTTAGACTATCGAGAAAAAGCACCTATGGCGGCTACCAAGGATATGTATTTAGACGAAAACGGAAATTTTACATCAGATAAAAGTACCTTGGGTGCATTAGCCATTGGCGTTCCTGGAACGGTGGCAGGTGTTTTTACAGCACATCAAAAATTTGGTACTTTACCTATTGCCACTATTTTAGAACCTGTTATTGCATTGGCTAAAAAAGGCGTTGTAGTCACCGAAAAACAAGCCCGAAGACTTCACGAGAAACGTCCTTTATTTCAACAGGTCAATACCGATACTATTATTTTTGATGCCGATTGGAAAGCAAACGACACTATTAGATACCCTGCTTTAGCGCATACTTTAGAAACCCTATCTAAGGAAGGGAAAGACGGCTTTTACAAAGGTGAAATCGCAAAAACTTTAGCACAATTTATTCAAGATAATGGCGGTATAATCACAGAACTAGATTTGGAAAAATACGAAGCGGTATGGAGAACTCCTGTGGTTTTTAATTACGACGATTTAAAAATTATTTCTATGTCTCCGCCATCTAGTGGAGGGATTTGTTTGGGGCAGATTATGAAAATGATAGAACCTTACGATTTAACAGCCTTTGGGCATAACAGCACGAAGTCTATTCAAATTATTACAGAGGCCGAGCGTCGAGCTTATGCCGATAGAAGTTACTATTTAGGCGACCCCGATTTTGTCGACATTCCATCAGAAGAATTATTGAGTGATTCCTATTTAAAAAACCGAATGGCGAATGTCTCTTTTGAAAAAGCTACCCCATCTTCCTCATTAAGCCACGGAAATGTAGAATTGGTAGAAAGTAACGAAACCACACATTACTCTATAGTCGATCAATTTGGAAATGCCATTGCCGTAACAACGACCTTAAATGGTGCCTACGGATCGAAATTATATTGCTCTGAATTGGGGTTCTTTTTAAACAACGAAATGGACGACTTTAGTAGCAAACCCGGCGAACCTAATATGTTTGGTTTAATTGGTGCCGAAGCAAATAGCATTGCCCCACAAAAACGCATGTTAAGTTCAATGACGCCAACCATCGTTGAAAAAAATGGCGAATTTTACATGTCTGTAGGCACACCTGGAGGCTCCACCATAATTACCTGTGTGTTACAAACCATTTTAAATGTTCACGATTATAAAATGGGGATGCAAGAAGCTGTAAATGCCCCTAGGTTTCATCACCAGTGGTTACCCGATGAAATACTTATGGAACCTTATAAATTTGATAGAAAAACCATTTCAGAATTAGAACAAAAAGGCTATTTAATAAATGAAAAAGATGCTCCTGTTATTGGACGTGTAGATGGGATATTAAAACTTAAAAATGGAACTTACGAAGCGGGAGCAGATTTTCGTGGTGACGATACTGCTATTGGATTTTAA
- a CDS encoding lysophospholipid acyltransferase family protein yields MQFLAYILAYPIIWLISILPFRLLYAFSDGLYGLLYYVIGYRRKTVKANLDLVFPEKSEAEKKRITKAFYHHLCDMIVEAIKSLTISDAEMKRRFTFQGLDLIQNQLDKDKSIALMCAHYGSWEWVFVLQSYFDVKGYAVYKRLANPYFDNMVKKIRAKYDSYLITTKETVPTLMRAKVNGNLTVCGFVSDQSPKIQNAHYWTEFMNIKVPVFTGAEMLSKRLDMSVVFFKTKRLKRGFYETTFELLAENAKAYDNYAITDLFLRKVEAQIYEAPEYYLWTHKRWKHRDKVPVEFQ; encoded by the coding sequence ATGCAATTCCTCGCCTATATTCTTGCTTATCCTATAATTTGGTTAATTTCTATACTTCCGTTTAGGCTGTTATACGCATTCTCAGACGGTTTGTATGGCTTGCTGTATTATGTTATTGGATATAGACGAAAAACAGTTAAAGCGAATTTAGATTTGGTTTTTCCTGAAAAGTCTGAAGCAGAAAAAAAACGGATTACCAAAGCCTTTTACCATCATTTATGCGATATGATTGTTGAGGCCATTAAATCGCTCACCATCTCTGATGCAGAAATGAAACGTCGGTTTACTTTTCAAGGTTTAGACTTGATTCAAAATCAATTAGACAAGGATAAAAGTATTGCTTTAATGTGTGCCCATTACGGTAGTTGGGAATGGGTTTTTGTATTACAAAGCTATTTCGATGTTAAAGGATATGCCGTTTACAAACGCTTGGCCAATCCGTATTTTGACAATATGGTTAAGAAAATTCGAGCTAAATACGACAGTTACCTTATTACAACTAAAGAAACTGTACCAACACTTATGCGCGCCAAAGTAAATGGGAATTTAACGGTTTGCGGATTTGTATCAGACCAATCTCCTAAAATACAAAACGCTCATTATTGGACAGAATTTATGAATATTAAAGTCCCTGTTTTTACAGGAGCCGAAATGTTATCGAAACGTTTAGACATGTCGGTTGTATTTTTTAAAACGAAGCGTTTAAAACGCGGATTCTACGAAACAACTTTCGAATTATTAGCAGAAAATGCTAAAGCCTACGATAATTATGCGATTACCGATTTGTTTTTAAGAAAAGTTGAAGCCCAAATTTATGAAGCTCCCGAGTATTACTTATGGACTCATAAACGGTGGAAACATCGGGATAAAGTGCCTGTTGAATTTCAGTAA
- a CDS encoding rhomboid family intramembrane serine protease: MGNLSLVTIVIIAANVIISLKGFNDYSFFEKYKFNIGAIQRGEKIRLFSSGFLHVDMSHLFFNMFTLFIFADVVVSRLGNFNFIVVYIVSLILGGLLSLYLHKNEYQYSAVGASGAVTGILYAAILLEPTMSLFMVFIPIPIPAYVFGIGYLLYSIYGMKNRLGNIGHDAHFGGAIGGFVTTLILRPSLFQTDLLMIGLLSIPIIVLFVMHKTGRLN; this comes from the coding sequence ATGGGTAATTTAAGTTTAGTAACTATAGTTATAATTGCAGCCAATGTGATTATCTCTTTAAAAGGATTTAATGATTATAGCTTTTTTGAAAAATACAAATTTAATATTGGAGCGATACAACGTGGTGAAAAAATAAGATTATTCAGTTCCGGGTTTTTACATGTAGACATGTCTCATTTGTTTTTTAACATGTTTACACTTTTTATTTTTGCAGATGTTGTAGTATCAAGATTAGGCAATTTTAATTTTATTGTTGTTTATATAGTTAGCCTTATATTAGGAGGTTTGTTGTCTTTATATCTTCATAAAAACGAATATCAATATTCGGCGGTGGGCGCAAGTGGTGCTGTTACAGGAATTTTATATGCCGCTATATTATTAGAACCTACCATGAGTTTGTTTATGGTTTTTATTCCCATTCCTATCCCTGCCTATGTGTTTGGTATAGGGTATCTTTTATATTCAATTTATGGAATGAAAAATCGTTTAGGAAATATTGGTCACGATGCCCATTTTGGTGGTGCCATAGGCGGATTTGTTACCACGCTTATTTTAAGACCATCCCTGTTTCAAACCGACTTGTTAATGATTGGTTTACTGTCTATCCCGATTATCGTTCTTTTTGTTATGCATAAAACAGGACGATTAAATTAA
- the uvrA gene encoding excinuclease ABC subunit UvrA, which translates to MSNFEEYIEVKGARVHNLKNIDVSIPRDKLVVITGLSGSGKSSLAFDTIYAEGQRRYIETFSAYARQFLGGLERPDVDKIDGLSPVIAIEQKTTSKSPRSTVGTITEIYDFLRLLYARASDAFSYNTGEKMVSYSDEQIKNLIIEDYHGKRINILAPVIRSRKGHYRELFEQIAKQGFVKVRTDGEIRDLIKGMKLDRYKVHDIEIVIDRLKIDNTADNDKRLTETINTAMYHGDDVLMVIDQDTQEARYFSRLLMCPSSGVSYPNPEPNNFSFNSPKGACPKCNGIGKLYQVNETKIIPDPSLSIKAGALVPHGPEKNSWIFKQLQLIAQRFDFNLTDAYKDIPEEAKKMILYGGKEKFSVESKTLGITRDFKIDFEGVANFIESQYQNAQSTSLKRWAKDYMDKVDCDLCEGTRLRKESLYFKVNNLNIAELANKDISDLSVWFKDLNAHLSSKQLQIGEEIIKEITTRLQFLLDVGLDYLSLNRGSKSLSGGEAQRIRLATQIGSQLVGVLYILDEPSIGLHQRDNEKLINSLISLRDVGNSVIVVEHDKDMIERADYVIDIGPKAGRYGGEIISEGTPAQLLKQHTLTADYLNGTKEIEVPKIRREGNGHTLTLKGCTGNNLKNVSVSFPLGKMIGVTGVSGSGKSTLINETLYPILNAYYFNGVKKPMPYKSIKGLEHLDKVIDINQSPIGRTPRSNPATYTGVFGEIRSLFAKIPEAMIRGYKPGRFSFNVKGGRCETCQGGGLRVIEMNFLPDVYVECETCQGKRFNRETLEIRYKGKSISDVLNMTINEAVPFFENIPKIHKKVKTIQDVGLGYITLGQQSTTLSGGEAQRIKLATELSKRDTGNTFYILDEPTTGLHFEDIRVLMLVLNKLANKGNTVLIIEHNLDVIKTVDHIIDIGYEGGKGGGKVIAEGTPEEVAKHKKSYTAKFLRKELH; encoded by the coding sequence ATGAGCAATTTCGAAGAATACATTGAAGTTAAAGGTGCCCGTGTGCACAACTTAAAAAATATAGACGTTTCCATACCTCGAGACAAATTAGTAGTGATTACTGGTTTATCTGGAAGTGGAAAATCATCGTTAGCTTTCGACACCATTTATGCCGAAGGTCAGCGCCGTTATATAGAAACCTTTTCGGCTTATGCCCGACAGTTTCTAGGCGGTTTAGAGCGTCCGGATGTAGATAAAATTGATGGTTTATCTCCTGTAATTGCAATAGAACAAAAAACAACAAGCAAATCGCCGAGGTCTACAGTAGGAACTATCACAGAAATATACGATTTCTTACGTTTATTATACGCCAGAGCCAGTGATGCCTTTAGCTATAATACCGGAGAAAAAATGGTAAGCTATAGCGACGAGCAAATTAAGAATTTAATTATTGAAGACTATCACGGAAAGCGTATTAACATATTAGCTCCCGTAATTCGATCGCGAAAAGGACATTACCGCGAATTATTCGAACAAATAGCCAAACAAGGTTTTGTAAAAGTTAGAACCGATGGCGAAATTCGTGACTTGATAAAAGGCATGAAATTAGATCGCTACAAAGTGCACGATATAGAAATTGTTATCGATCGTTTAAAAATTGATAACACGGCCGACAACGATAAACGCTTAACCGAAACCATAAACACGGCCATGTATCATGGCGATGATGTCCTTATGGTTATCGATCAAGACACTCAAGAAGCACGCTATTTTAGCCGTTTATTAATGTGTCCGTCTTCGGGAGTTTCTTACCCTAATCCAGAACCTAATAATTTTTCTTTCAATTCGCCCAAAGGTGCTTGCCCTAAATGTAATGGTATAGGAAAATTGTATCAGGTTAACGAAACCAAAATAATTCCAGACCCGAGTTTATCTATTAAAGCAGGGGCTTTAGTTCCGCACGGACCTGAAAAAAATAGCTGGATTTTTAAACAATTACAGCTTATCGCGCAACGCTTCGATTTTAATTTAACCGATGCCTATAAAGACATACCCGAGGAAGCTAAAAAGATGATTTTATACGGCGGCAAAGAAAAGTTTTCTGTTGAAAGTAAAACCTTAGGCATTACCCGCGATTTTAAAATTGATTTTGAAGGTGTGGCAAATTTTATTGAAAGTCAGTACCAAAATGCACAATCTACATCATTAAAACGTTGGGCTAAAGATTATATGGATAAAGTAGATTGCGACCTTTGCGAAGGGACGCGTCTTCGAAAAGAATCGTTATACTTTAAGGTAAACAACCTAAATATTGCCGAATTAGCGAATAAAGATATTAGTGATTTATCGGTTTGGTTTAAAGATTTAAATGCCCATTTATCGTCTAAACAACTTCAAATTGGAGAAGAAATCATAAAAGAAATCACAACAAGACTTCAATTTTTATTAGATGTTGGCCTAGACTATTTATCATTAAACCGAGGTTCAAAATCACTTTCGGGAGGAGAAGCACAGCGTATCCGTTTGGCCACACAAATTGGCTCGCAATTGGTGGGTGTACTTTATATTTTAGACGAACCTAGCATTGGCTTACACCAACGCGATAACGAAAAACTCATCAATTCTTTAATTTCTTTACGCGATGTAGGAAACTCCGTTATTGTGGTAGAACACGATAAAGATATGATAGAACGTGCCGACTATGTTATCGATATTGGCCCCAAAGCAGGACGTTATGGTGGCGAGATTATTAGTGAAGGCACACCAGCACAATTACTAAAACAACATACCTTAACTGCCGATTATTTAAACGGAACTAAAGAAATTGAAGTTCCTAAAATACGACGTGAAGGAAATGGCCATACGCTTACCTTAAAAGGCTGTACAGGAAATAACTTAAAAAATGTAAGTGTTTCGTTTCCGTTAGGAAAAATGATAGGCGTTACGGGTGTTTCAGGAAGTGGAAAATCGACCTTAATTAACGAAACCCTATACCCTATTTTAAATGCGTATTACTTTAATGGTGTAAAAAAACCAATGCCTTACAAAAGCATTAAAGGTTTAGAACATCTAGATAAAGTTATCGATATTAACCAATCGCCTATTGGGAGAACACCTCGAAGTAATCCTGCAACTTATACCGGTGTTTTTGGAGAAATTAGAAGCTTATTTGCTAAAATTCCGGAGGCTATGATTCGTGGATATAAACCTGGACGTTTTAGTTTTAATGTAAAAGGCGGGCGATGCGAAACTTGCCAAGGTGGTGGTTTGCGCGTTATAGAAATGAACTTTTTACCCGATGTTTACGTAGAATGTGAAACCTGCCAAGGAAAACGTTTTAACAGAGAAACCTTAGAAATTAGATACAAAGGAAAATCGATTAGCGATGTGCTAAATATGACAATTAACGAAGCTGTACCCTTTTTCGAAAACATTCCTAAAATTCATAAAAAAGTAAAAACCATCCAAGATGTTGGACTGGGATATATCACCCTTGGGCAACAAAGTACTACACTTTCTGGAGGGGAAGCACAACGTATAAAATTAGCAACAGAATTAAGCAAGCGGGATACCGGAAATACATTTTACATTTTAGATGAGCCCACTACTGGACTACATTTTGAAGACATTCGGGTGCTTATGCTAGTCCTTAACAAACTCGCAAATAAAGGAAATACAGTATTAATTATAGAACATAATTTAGATGTTATAAAAACCGTTGATCATATTATAGATATTGGTTACGAAGGCGGAAAAGGCGGCGGAAAAGTTATCGCCGAAGGCACACCAGAAGAGGTGGCAAAACACAAAAAGAGTTACACTGCAAAATTCCTTAGAAAAGAATTACATTAG
- a CDS encoding TIGR00730 family Rossman fold protein, with translation MKKEQHPKGWNEIKTNDSWAIFKIMGEFVNGFEKMSAIGPCVSIFGSARTKPEDKYYQLGERVAKKIVDEGYGVITGGGPGIMEAGNKGAHLGGGTSVGLNIDLPFEQHDNPYIDPDKSLDFDYFFVRKLMFVKYSQGFVVLPGGFGTLDELFESITLIQTGKIEQFPIILVGKEFWEGLFEWIKSTMLAKHGNISPKDLDLIHLVDTEDEVVEILNQFYNESNFSLNF, from the coding sequence ATGAAAAAAGAACAACATCCAAAAGGTTGGAATGAAATAAAAACAAACGATTCTTGGGCAATTTTTAAAATCATGGGCGAGTTTGTAAATGGTTTTGAAAAAATGAGTGCCATAGGCCCTTGTGTATCTATTTTCGGATCGGCAAGAACAAAACCAGAAGACAAATACTATCAATTAGGAGAACGTGTCGCTAAAAAAATTGTAGACGAAGGTTATGGCGTAATTACTGGCGGTGGTCCAGGAATTATGGAAGCTGGAAATAAAGGGGCCCATTTAGGTGGCGGAACATCGGTAGGTTTAAATATCGATTTGCCTTTCGAGCAACACGACAATCCGTATATCGATCCGGACAAAAGTTTAGATTTCGATTACTTTTTTGTTAGAAAATTAATGTTTGTAAAATACTCGCAAGGTTTTGTAGTTCTGCCAGGAGGTTTTGGAACTTTAGATGAATTATTCGAATCGATCACCCTAATTCAAACAGGAAAAATTGAACAATTTCCAATCATTCTAGTCGGAAAAGAATTCTGGGAAGGATTATTCGAATGGATTAAATCGACCATGTTAGCAAAACACGGAAACATTAGTCCGAAAGACTTAGATCTAATTCACCTTGTAGATACTGAAGATGAAGTGGTTGAAATTTTAAATCAGTTTTACAACGAATCCAATTTTAGCCTGAATTTTTAA
- a CDS encoding OmpA family protein: METNLLKSLNNYITPDLVSQAANILGESESGISKAFSSAIPTLLSGLLNNANNANVMDSIMGLVNHKDLDASNVLSNLPSLLTNSGNKFTIDSGASLLNLLFGNKQSGLFDLLGMHSGVKKSSISRLMMMAAPMILGYLRKSGFSASSLIKSLLAEKDDILKAAPTGLNALLGEGTKLREEVKEKIREVNTEPTKPKNKWILPLLIAIAALLLFYLLRNCESEPSTPMVQDETPVVIDEEVIIEEPVVESTDAIFTLPNGVDLNASKTGLESKLSAWLANPDHDIETGVWYDFDRLLFATGSAELLPESQAQLRNLVEILKAYPNVSVKIGGYTDNTGDSNANLKLSGDRAMNVMKEMIAMGIDANRLSAEGYGEQHPVASNDTEEGRAQNRRIALKVTSK; this comes from the coding sequence ATGGAAACCAATCTATTAAAATCACTAAACAACTACATTACACCTGATTTAGTCTCACAAGCAGCAAATATTCTAGGAGAATCGGAATCTGGAATTTCGAAGGCATTTTCTAGTGCTATCCCAACTCTACTTTCTGGTCTTTTAAATAATGCTAACAATGCTAATGTAATGGATAGCATCATGGGACTTGTTAACCACAAGGACTTAGACGCCTCTAATGTGCTGTCTAATTTACCATCTTTACTTACAAATTCTGGGAATAAATTTACTATAGATTCTGGCGCGAGCTTGTTAAATTTATTATTCGGAAATAAACAATCTGGACTTTTCGATTTATTAGGAATGCATTCTGGCGTAAAAAAATCATCCATTTCCAGACTAATGATGATGGCTGCACCCATGATTTTAGGTTATTTAAGAAAATCGGGGTTTAGTGCGAGTAGTTTAATAAAATCCTTACTTGCAGAAAAAGACGATATTTTAAAAGCGGCACCAACAGGTTTAAATGCTTTATTAGGTGAAGGCACTAAATTAAGAGAAGAAGTAAAAGAAAAAATTAGAGAGGTAAATACAGAGCCTACGAAGCCTAAAAACAAATGGATATTACCATTACTAATTGCAATCGCAGCTTTACTACTATTTTATTTATTAAGAAATTGCGAAAGCGAACCTAGCACCCCTATGGTGCAAGACGAAACTCCAGTAGTTATTGATGAAGAGGTTATTATTGAAGAGCCTGTAGTAGAAAGTACAGATGCCATTTTTACACTTCCAAATGGGGTCGATTTAAATGCCTCTAAAACGGGATTAGAAAGTAAATTAAGTGCGTGGTTAGCCAACCCAGACCATGACATAGAAACAGGCGTTTGGTACGATTTCGACCGATTATTATTTGCAACGGGGTCTGCCGAATTATTGCCGGAGTCTCAAGCTCAGCTTAGAAATTTAGTCGAAATTTTAAAAGCATATCCAAATGTGAGTGTTAAAATTGGTGGTTATACCGATAATACAGGAGACAGCAATGCAAACTTAAAATTATCTGGAGATCGTGCTATGAATGTGATGAAAGAAATGATTGCTATGGGAATTGACGCAAATCGTTTATCTGCTGAAGGATACGGAGAACAACATCCTGTGGCCTCTAACGATACCGAAGAAGGTCGTGCACAAAACCGAAGAATTGCTTTAAAAGTTACAAGTAAATAA
- a CDS encoding ACP phosphodiesterase, producing MNYLAHIYLSENRPKVAIGNFIADGNCITGKSYKRYPKDIQIGILLHRQIDTFTDAHPIVRQSTKRLHKNYGHYSGIIVDIFYDHFLAKNWKNYSDMPLEDFAQWFYQLLENNYNDLPERTQHLLPYMVQSNWLVSYATLEGIKKVLIGMNKRTKNVSKMDLAINELNMFYHEFETEFTTYFDALCVFSHQKLKDISATI from the coding sequence ATGAATTACCTAGCCCATATTTACCTGTCTGAAAATCGCCCAAAAGTAGCCATCGGAAATTTTATTGCCGACGGTAATTGCATTACAGGAAAATCGTATAAACGCTACCCTAAAGACATACAAATTGGCATATTATTACACCGCCAAATTGATACTTTTACCGATGCCCACCCTATTGTAAGACAAAGCACTAAGCGATTACACAAAAATTATGGGCATTATTCCGGAATTATAGTCGACATTTTTTACGATCATTTTTTAGCAAAAAATTGGAAAAATTATTCTGATATGCCGCTCGAAGATTTCGCCCAATGGTTTTACCAGTTACTAGAAAATAATTACAACGATTTACCCGAGCGCACACAACATCTTTTACCATATATGGTACAGTCTAATTGGCTTGTAAGTTATGCGACTTTAGAAGGAATAAAAAAAGTCCTTATTGGAATGAATAAACGCACAAAAAATGTGTCTAAAATGGATTTGGCTATTAACGAACTGAACATGTTTTACCATGAATTTGAAACCGAATTCACCACCTATTTTGATGCTTTATGTGTGTTTTCACATCAAAAACTAAAAGATATATCTGCAACTATATGA